AAGAGCCGCGGAAAGTGAATCCGATGATTCCGCAAAGCGTGGAAAATATCATTTTGCGAGCGATGCGCAAAAAGGAAGAAGAGCGCTACGAATCCGCAAAAGCGATGCTGCATGATTTAAATACTTGCCTGTTGCCCGAACGCATGAATGAGAAAAAAATTCGTTTTATTGCCGAAAATGCCGGCGATGAAGAAGAAACCCGCGTCATGCCGGCGATTGGCTTGAAAACGGCGCCGCAGTCGGGCAACGCGAAGCGAAGCGAAAACCGTCATAACCTGCCCGGCGCGGAAGCGGCGGTCGAAAGGCGGAGTTGGCTGAAGCCGACAGTCTGGTCTGTCGTGATCATTTGTCTCCTTTTGGCCATGTGGCTTGCGGTTCAGTATGTACTGGGCAAAATCCGAGTCCCGGATGTGACCGTTCCGAATGTGGTCGGCGATACGATTGAGCAGGCAAAACAAAAACTGACGGATGCGAAACTGACGATCGGACCGATTGATTACCAATTCAGCGATACCGTTCCGAAAGATAATGTCATGGAGCAGGAAAAATCCGGAACCGTTAAAGAGGGCGCCTCGATCGGACTCGTGGTCAGCAAAGGCGTGGAATTGGATCTTATGCAAAATTATATCGGATTGCGGTGGGACGAAGTCGTGAATGATCTGTCCGCGAAATACGGCGATGATCATATCGAGAAACGCGAGGTCGAAAGCGACGAACCGGCAGGCGAGATTATCGACCAGTCGCCGCAGCCGAACGAAGAATTCGATCCCAAAAAGATCAATTTGTCGTTTACCGTCAGCAAAGGGCAGGGAACATTCCCGATGCCTAATCTGATCGGCAAAAATAAAGAAGAAGCGATGGCGGAAATTCTCAAAAACGATCTTGTTGCGGATGAAGCCAATTTTATTTACGAAAAAAGCTATTTCCCTGCCAACACCGTCATCAAGCAATTCCCGTATGAGCCGGGGCAGCCTGCGGAAAAAGGCAAAAAAATCGTCCTCACCATCAGTTCCGGTTTTCTGGATGACGCCATAGAATTGCCCAAAGACATTCCGGTATCGCCCACGGCGCCCGGCGAAAAGACGGCCATAAAAATTACGGTCAGCGACGCCCAGGGCAGCCGGGACTTGATAGCGGAAGATATAACGGAAGATAAGCATTATACCGTCATGGTTATCGTATCGAAAACGACGAATGCATCCATTACGGTGCTTAGGAACGGCACCATTGCGGAGATTTACAGCGTTACTTATTCCGATGCCCAAAAAATGCTTGATTCCGGCGATGAGACGGGAGGGCCGGTTCCGGAAAATTTGCCGGCACAAGAGCAAAATCCGGATGAAGGCGCTGCGGAATGACGGCCGCAGCGCCGCAAAGAACTGCCTTTGCAGTGGCAAGGCAGTCGGGAGGCGACCGCATGCCGAATGGCCTGATTATGAAAGCGCTCAGCGGCTATTATTATGTGCGGCCCGACGATGCAAGCGGTAACGAGCTTGTGCAATGCCGGGCGCGCGGCGTGTTCAAGATTAAAGGCGTAACCCCTTTAGTCGGTGACCGCGTTGTGTATACCGTCACGGAAAACGGCGAAGGAACAGTGGCGGAAATTTTTCCCCGCCGCTCCGAACTGATCCGGCCGCCCATTGCCAATCCCGATTTTGCCCTGCTCGTGTTTTCAACGCGGGAGCCGGATTTAAACCTGACGCTGCTCGATAAGTTTCTGGTGCATGTTGAAAAAGCCGGCCTGGAGGCGGCGATTTGTTTTACCAAACTCGATTTGGCCATAAAGAGCGAGGACTTTCGGACAACAGCCGGCATGACTGTTCGCGAAGCGCGGGAATGCTACGAGCGAATCGGTTACGACACTTTCCTCGTATGCGCCAGGGACGGCACGGGAATACCCGATTTGTACGCCAAATTGCAAAACCGGATGACGGTTGTCGCCGGACAATCCGGAGTAGGCAAGTCGTCGTTGCTGAATGCGCTGATTACGGATTTGCGGTTGGAAACCGCGCCGATCAGCATGAAATTGGGGCGGGGCAAACACACGACCCGCCATGTGGAATTAATCGGATTGCCGCATGGCGGCATGATCGCCGATACGCCCGGCTTTAGCCAGTTGGACTTTGCGGATATTGCGCCGGATGAGCTTACGCAATATTTTCGGGAGTTTGCGCAATATGCCGATAGTTGCAAATATCGCGGATGTTTGCATGTATCCGAACCCGGCTGCCAGGTTCGCCGGGCGAAGGAGTCGGGCGGGATCGCACCGCACCGGTACGAAAATTACCGGATTTTTTTGGAAGAACTGAAAGCAAAAAAGAGGAGGTGCTAATCCATGATCCGCATCGCTCCGTCAATTCTTTCCGCCGATTTTGCCAGGCTGGGAGAAGAAATCCGGGATGTTGCCCAAAAGGGAGCGGACTGGATACATGTCGATGTGATGGATGGGCATTTTGTGCCGAATATGACCATCGGCGTACCGGTGGTCAAAAGCATCCGCCCTTGCACCGAATTGCCCCTTGACGTCCATTTGATGATTGAAAACCCGGACTTTTACATACCGGATTTTGCTGCCGCGGGCGCGGATATGATCACAGTGCATGTCGAAGCCTGCCGCCATTTGCATCGGACGGTGGAATTAATCAAACAGCAGGGAAAGAAAGCAGGATTGGCGTTAAATCCGGCGACGCCGGTTACGGCTATCGAGCCGATGCTGCCGTTTGCCGATCTCGTGCTCATCATGACGGTAAATCCGGGCTTTGGCGGCCAGCAGTTCATTTCCATGACGCTTAAGAAAATCAAACAATTGCGCAGTCTGCTTGCGGAACGAGGATTGAAACATATCGATATTGAAGTGGACGGCGGCATCAATGAACAGACCGCCGCCGCAGTCGCAGCGGCCGGCGCAAACGTGTTCGTTGCGGGGAACGCCATTTTTACGGCCTCCGACCGCGCTGCCGCAATCGCCGGCATCCGGCGCGCGGCCATGCAAACGGTAAAGCGTTAAAACTGGCATGAATCAAACGGCAAAAGCATACGATGGTACCATAAAGCGATATGTTTTTTGGTACCATTTTTCATATGCAAGAATATACATGGTAAAGGTGGAAGCCGCGAAAACAAACCGCTGGGAGGGCTGAAGATGAAATTCTACACAATCAAGCTGCCGAAATTTTTGGGAGGGTTTGTGAAAGCGATTTTGAATACGTTTCAGAAAAACTGAGAACAATTGCTGCGGTTGTGTTTTGCCATTATCGCAATAATCGCAACACGAAAAAAAGCACCAACGGAAGGTGCTTTTTGTCTGCCCAATTATACGCGTAAGACTTTTCCGGATTTTAATGCCCTGGTGCTGACATAAACCCGTTTCGGCTTGCCGTCCACCAAGATGCGCACTTTTTGCACGTTAACTCCCCAAGTGCGCTTCGTTTTATTGTTGGCGTGAGAAACATGATTTCCTTGCTTCGGAGATTTTCCGGTCACGAAACATTTACGCGACATTCGCGTTCACCCCCTTGAACACACTTTATAATGATAGCACAGCCTGAAAAATAACGTCAATACGCCGCGAGTAACGGATATCATTTATTTATTCGCGCGGTTATAGTACAATGTGTTATAACCCATAATATCCCTTGAAGGAGATGGATAGGCGATGCCCATTGAAATGGCCGGCGAGAACGGCAAAATCCTCATTTCGGATGAAGTAATAGCGGTAGTTGCCGGTTCGGCGGCGCTGGATTGCTACGGATTGGTCGGGATGTCTTCGCGCAAGCTGAAAGACGGCATCGCCGAGATGTTGGGGCGGGAAAATCTGGGCCGCGGCGTCGCGGTGCGCCGGGAAAATGACATGCTGCATATTGATTTATATGTCATTGTCAGTTACGGCACAAAAATTTCCGAAGTCGCGCACAACATTCAATTGAAAGTGAAATACGTGTTGAACGAGATCGTGGGGTTGCATGTCGATCATGTCAATATTTTTGTGCAAGGAGTTCGCGTATCTCGATAGGGAGGAGAGACATACTTGAGTAAGCGCTTTATCAACGGTACTGATTTTAGCACCATGGTGGCGGCAGGCGCCGAATTCCTTGCGGCACGAGTGCAAAATGTGAATGCGTTAAACGTTTTTCCCGTACCTGACGGCGATACGGGCACGAATATGAACTTGACCTTGTCTTCCGGAGCGGAAAGCTTGCGGAAGAAGCCGTCCGCGCATTTGGGCGAGGCGGCTGAAACGTTTGCAAAAGGCTTGTTGATGGGAGCGAGGGGCAACTCGGGCGTCATTTTGTCGCAATTGTTCCGCGGCTTTGCCAAAGGCGTGGCGGGGTTGTCCCAGGCGGATCCGCAAGCGTTTGCCACAGCATTGCAGCAAGGTGTGGAAACGGCTTACAAAGCGGTCATCAAGCCGGTGGAGGGAACCATTCTGACGGTGTCGCGGGAAGCGGCCAAACATGGTATGGCTGTTTCCCGGCGCGCTGACAATATTCTGGATTTGCTGAACGAAGTGCATGGACAAGCGCAGCGGGCGCTTGCGCGAACGCCTGAGCAGCTTCCCGTCCTGAAACAGGTTGGCGTTGTTGATGCGGGTGGACAAGGCCTGGTATTCATCTATGCGGGGTTTATCCAGGCGCTTAGGCAAGATGGCGGATCGCCGGCGCCGGTTATCGCCGAGCCGCCGCAAGGGAATGCGCAAGCACATCTTCCCGCCGAAAAAAAACGCAGCGCGCAATCGCAGCTTGCGACGGAAGAAATCGAATTCGGCTATTGCACGGAGTTTATCGTAAAACTGGGTACGCGCATGCTGCAAGACCATGCTTTTTCCGAAGACGAATTCCGCAGGCAAATGGGCCGGTTGGGCGATTCGTTGCTGGTTGTTGCCGACGGCGAATTGGTAAAAGTACATATTCATACGGAAGCGCCGGGCGATGTCATGAATGCGGCCATGAAATACGGCGCGTTGACGAAAATCAAAATTGAAAACATGCGCGAGCAGCATACGCATATCCTCGAACAGGATGAATACAGCGAAGACGGCAGCCTGATACCGGCAACGAACAATCCGGTAGACGCGGCGGAAATTGCGGAAGAAAAAGCATACGGTTTTGTCGCGATCGCTGCCGGCAGCGGAATTTCCGATATTTTCACGAGCATCGGCGTGGATTATGTGCTGTCCGGCGGGCAGACGATGAATCCCAGCACGGCCGATATTGTGGAAGCCGTCAATCGGGTGCGGGCGAATACGGTATTCGTTTTGCCAAACAACTCCAACATTATTTTGGCTGCGGAGCAAGCGAAGGAACTGGCGCAGCGAAACATCGAAGTGATCCGTACCAAAACCATGCAACAGGGCATGGCGGCGCTTCTGGCTTTTCAGGAAAATGCCGACCTTTCCGCAAATCTTGACGCGATGCGGCGGGCCGTGCAGCAAATACGCTCGGGCCAGGTCACGTTTGCCGTTCGCGATTCGCAGTTTGCGGACATTACGATCAAAGAAGGCAATTATTTGGCGATGGCCGAAAACCAAATCGTCGCCGCTTCGCCCGATTTGCTCGCCGTATGCATGGAGCTTATGCAAAAGATGATCGTCAATGGCGACGAAATGGTGACCGTTTTCACCGGGGCGGACGCCGACGAAGATGTCACCAACCGGATGCTTGCGCGGATTAAGGAGCAGTTTCCCGAAGTTGAACTGGAAGTGCATTTTGGCGGTCAGCCATTATATTTTTATTTGTTTTCTGTGGAATAAAATATTGAGGTGAGCACAGTTGGCGCAAATTCGTATTGTATCGGACAGTACGTCGGATATCCCGCAAGAATTGAGAGCCAATCTCGGCATCGAGACGGTTCCTTTGAAGGTGCATTTCGGAAACGAGACTTTCCTGGATTCCGTGACGATTACGCCGGAACAGTTTTATGAAAAGTTGATACAAGCGACGGAACTGCCGACCACATCCCAGCCTTCTCCGGCCGATTTTGTGGAGTTATACAAACGCCTGTTGCATAAACCGGATACGGAAATCATCTCCATCCATTTGTCCTCCGCATTAAGCGGGACGTACCAAACGGCTGTTTTGGCCAAGTCGTTGCTGGAAGGCGGCGAACACATTTCGGTCGTGGATTCCAAGCACGCTTCATACGGCGTCGGCATACTGGCCGTTGCCGCGGCCAATGCCGCTCGCGCGGGAAAATCTAGGGAAGAAATTTTGGACCTGGTCAAATATGTGCGGAATACCATGCG
The window above is part of the Bacilli bacterium genome. Proteins encoded here:
- the rpmB gene encoding 50S ribosomal protein L28 → MSRKCFVTGKSPKQGNHVSHANNKTKRTWGVNVQKVRILVDGKPKRVYVSTRALKSGKVLRV
- a CDS encoding DegV family protein — its product is MAQIRIVSDSTSDIPQELRANLGIETVPLKVHFGNETFLDSVTITPEQFYEKLIQATELPTTSQPSPADFVELYKRLLHKPDTEIISIHLSSALSGTYQTAVLAKSLLEGGEHISVVDSKHASYGVGILAVAAANAARAGKSREEILDLVKYVRNTMRVYFIVDTLEYLHKGGRIGKASALFGALLNIKPILTIDEAGEVAAVDKIRGSKKAMQRILELLRQDFGDKRVHAVIAHAGVEVDVEELTELVRGNFAVEDLTHTKIGPVIGTHVGPGTTAVFMYPVQ
- the spoVM gene encoding stage V sporulation protein SpoVM produces the protein MKFYTIKLPKFLGGFVKAILNTFQKN
- a CDS encoding Asp23/Gls24 family envelope stress response protein, giving the protein MPIEMAGENGKILISDEVIAVVAGSAALDCYGLVGMSSRKLKDGIAEMLGRENLGRGVAVRRENDMLHIDLYVIVSYGTKISEVAHNIQLKVKYVLNEIVGLHVDHVNIFVQGVRVSR
- the rpe gene encoding ribulose-phosphate 3-epimerase encodes the protein MIRIAPSILSADFARLGEEIRDVAQKGADWIHVDVMDGHFVPNMTIGVPVVKSIRPCTELPLDVHLMIENPDFYIPDFAAAGADMITVHVEACRHLHRTVELIKQQGKKAGLALNPATPVTAIEPMLPFADLVLIMTVNPGFGGQQFISMTLKKIKQLRSLLAERGLKHIDIEVDGGINEQTAAAVAAAGANVFVAGNAIFTASDRAAAIAGIRRAAMQTVKR
- the pknB gene encoding Stk1 family PASTA domain-containing Ser/Thr kinase; protein product: MIGHILGGRYEILERIGGGGMALVYKAFDKLLNRKVAVKVLRQQFVNDEDFIRRFRREAQAAASLSHPNVVSIYDVGQENDTHYIVMEYVEGKTLNEMIKERAPLQVEEAVHIAAQICDALDHAHHNQIIHRDIKPHNILIGKNGRVKVTDFGIARAATSSDITQTGSVIGSVHYFSPEHAKGVAQGAKSDIYSLGIVMYQMLTGRLPFHGESPISVALKHLQEDVEEPRKVNPMIPQSVENIILRAMRKKEEERYESAKAMLHDLNTCLLPERMNEKKIRFIAENAGDEEETRVMPAIGLKTAPQSGNAKRSENRHNLPGAEAAVERRSWLKPTVWSVVIICLLLAMWLAVQYVLGKIRVPDVTVPNVVGDTIEQAKQKLTDAKLTIGPIDYQFSDTVPKDNVMEQEKSGTVKEGASIGLVVSKGVELDLMQNYIGLRWDEVVNDLSAKYGDDHIEKREVESDEPAGEIIDQSPQPNEEFDPKKINLSFTVSKGQGTFPMPNLIGKNKEEAMAEILKNDLVADEANFIYEKSYFPANTVIKQFPYEPGQPAEKGKKIVLTISSGFLDDAIELPKDIPVSPTAPGEKTAIKITVSDAQGSRDLIAEDITEDKHYTVMVIVSKTTNASITVLRNGTIAEIYSVTYSDAQKMLDSGDETGGPVPENLPAQEQNPDEGAAE
- a CDS encoding DAK2 domain-containing protein, encoding MSKRFINGTDFSTMVAAGAEFLAARVQNVNALNVFPVPDGDTGTNMNLTLSSGAESLRKKPSAHLGEAAETFAKGLLMGARGNSGVILSQLFRGFAKGVAGLSQADPQAFATALQQGVETAYKAVIKPVEGTILTVSREAAKHGMAVSRRADNILDLLNEVHGQAQRALARTPEQLPVLKQVGVVDAGGQGLVFIYAGFIQALRQDGGSPAPVIAEPPQGNAQAHLPAEKKRSAQSQLATEEIEFGYCTEFIVKLGTRMLQDHAFSEDEFRRQMGRLGDSLLVVADGELVKVHIHTEAPGDVMNAAMKYGALTKIKIENMREQHTHILEQDEYSEDGSLIPATNNPVDAAEIAEEKAYGFVAIAAGSGISDIFTSIGVDYVLSGGQTMNPSTADIVEAVNRVRANTVFVLPNNSNIILAAEQAKELAQRNIEVIRTKTMQQGMAALLAFQENADLSANLDAMRRAVQQIRSGQVTFAVRDSQFADITIKEGNYLAMAENQIVAASPDLLAVCMELMQKMIVNGDEMVTVFTGADADEDVTNRMLARIKEQFPEVELEVHFGGQPLYFYLFSVE
- the rsgA gene encoding ribosome small subunit-dependent GTPase A; this translates as MPNGLIMKALSGYYYVRPDDASGNELVQCRARGVFKIKGVTPLVGDRVVYTVTENGEGTVAEIFPRRSELIRPPIANPDFALLVFSTREPDLNLTLLDKFLVHVEKAGLEAAICFTKLDLAIKSEDFRTTAGMTVREARECYERIGYDTFLVCARDGTGIPDLYAKLQNRMTVVAGQSGVGKSSLLNALITDLRLETAPISMKLGRGKHTTRHVELIGLPHGGMIADTPGFSQLDFADIAPDELTQYFREFAQYADSCKYRGCLHVSEPGCQVRRAKESGGIAPHRYENYRIFLEELKAKKRRC